A segment of the Fusobacterium ulcerans genome:
AATGTGAGTATATAGCAACAAATTACGAGTTAAAGAAAATTTTGGTATAACAAAAATAAAAGTGTTCGCGTTTGTATATAAAAGAGAACTCTTTTAAACTGTCTTTAAATTTGAAAGTCTCCAGTAAATCTATACTGAGGATTTTTTTATTTTATTCTTTTTTTATGAGAAAATTTTTTTGTAGATTTAAATTTATTCCAGTAAAAAAATTAGGCTCCTTGTGTAGATTAAAATACTTGTTCCCATTTTTCTGTGAAGAATGTCTCCCTCTTCCACTTTGTTGTAAATAGTATTTCTATGTTTTTTAAAATACTTTGCCACCTCATTTATTGTTGCCCATTCTCCCAGTTCTTTTACTATTTCATCTGCTAAAGTTTTATTCATTGGGGATAGATTTCCAAGTTTTTTAAAAATATATTCCTCTCTCTCCATACATCAGTCTCCCTTTTTAGTTTTAATACATAAATTCAAAAAACTTCTGCTTTGTCATCCCTCTTTTGCTCTTCCCTGTTACCTGTACAGGAAAGCACATGTCAATTATCCTGTCTCTTATTCTGTTCTGTCCATGACTTGAAAACTTCTCGCTTATCTCGCACTTTTCCTCATCTTTGCTGAAATTCAAATTTGTAGATATTATCAAAGGTTTTTCACTTCTGTATCTTGCGTCTATGAGATTATATATCTTCTCTCCTCTCCATCCAGTTTGATTCTTGTCCAGTCCCTTTTCTCCACCAAAATCATCTATCACCAGAAGATCGCATTTTTCCACCTGTTCCAGAATGTCTCTTTCAGCTGCTCCCCACTCTATTGTGAGCTTATTGAGATATAGCCCCAGATTCATTACCAGTACTGTCTTTCCTCTCTCCATGAGGTAATTTGCTATACAGGCAGTGGTGAAAGTCTTTCCTGTTCCCACCCCTCCATAGAACAGCAGTCCTTCCTGCTTCTCTTTTTTCATAAAGCTTTTTACATACTGCTGTGCCAGCTGCATTTGTTCGCACTTTATATCAGCATTTTCAAATCTGCTGTTTTGAAATTTCTTGTCTATTACAGAGATATCCTTGCATTTCTGCATTTTTTTCTCTATATTTTCTCTGGTTCTTTTTCTTTCCAACTCTTCCAGTTCTCTTTCTTTTTTCTTTTCCAGACAGTCGCATGTTGGAAGATACTCTAAATTTTTTCTAAAAGTTTCAGAAAGGTTTTTAAGATAATCACTCTCATTTTTCACATATTCTTTTCCGCAGTATTCACACTTCTTCATCTTCAATTCCATCCTCTTTTGCTATTTTATTTAAAAGCTCCTTGATAAAGTTCCCTGTAGAATCCTCATATACTGGTCTCACGAATTTTTTCTTAGGTTCCTTTTTCTCTTTGCTCTTTTTTTCTTTGTCTTTGAAGTTTCCATTCAAGGCTTTCTTTAAGTTCTCTATCTTGAATATGCTGTTGATGCTCATATTGTTTTTAACAAACTCTGACTTTGACATCAATGTCAGTGCTTCAAAAAGTTTTACAGCGCCAAGTTCTCTCCACACTCCCAAGAGTACATAGTTGTCTGGGCGATAGTTATATTCTGGCAGATTCAGCTCCTTATATTTTTTTAATATGTCCTGTATCTCCATAGGTGCATCACTGAGTTTTTCTTTTTCCTGTTTTAGATTATCACTCACTTTTTCCTCTTCCCCTGTGTGTGTATTATTTATATCTTTTACTCTTTTAATATCTTCTAAATAAGAACTATCTTCTGATGGCTCTAAAAATTCAGTAATGGTTTTATCAGGAATGATATTTTCAGGAGTGAATATTAATCTTTTCCCTTTAAACTTTCCCTTGCTTCTTTCCTCCACCAGCTGTATCACTTTTAACTTTTCAAATATTTTTAATCCTTTAGGAATCCAATCCTTGCTTAAACTACTGTATTTGGCTATTGTCTGAGTGTAGTATTTGATATCTCTCCCATTAAAATCACTGTAGATTTCAGTAAGAGTTAAATACAGATTTCTAAGCTTGTCATGTTCCTTTCCATCATACTGACATCTCAATAATCGCAGTATCTTTTTTTCCTGCCAGCAGAATGGTTGATTCTTTGTGTTTCTTTTGTTCTCCATTGTTCACTTCTTTAATTTCATAGTAATATATACTAACTTTTTTATATTTAATACCTTTTTTTTAATATTTTTTAAAGCTATTTAAAATTTTCATAAATATAACGATTCATATACTAGCATAACATTCTATTTTTGTATATCAAAAAAATAAAATCTGAAATAAAGACACAAATAAAAAAAATTCTGAAATTCTTCTAACATCGCTCTTAATCAATTTATTCTTTTAGTGTTTTTCAAGGCATTTTTTTAATAAATTTTTTTTGTTTTTTTCATTTCAAAAAGTTCATCATTTTCATCACAATTTCAAGAAATAAACCACCAAAACAAAAAATCACCCACAAGGTAAAATAACCTCACGGGTGATGATTTTTTTATTAAAATAAGTTTTTTTGTGTGTAGATTTAGTCGTAGATAGATTATTTAAACAAGGGCTACTTCAATAATTTAAATTCCACTTATGTGGATTTAGTCCATGTTATCTTCTTTGATAACTGTCGAAGCTTTTGAATCGTTTAAATTCCACTTACGTGGATTTAGTCATAAGCGAAAAAGCTTTAGAAGTAACGGGGATGACATGTTTAAATTCCACTTACGTGGATTTAGTCTCGTTAGGTTTTTTTCCCTTATTTTTCAATGCTTTCTCTACTGGTTTTTGTCTATCTCCCTTTATTTTCTATTTTTTCTTTTGGCTTTATTTTATTAGTTCTAAACCTTTCATATTTTCCAGCTTCTTTTTTTGTCAATCTGTTATAATTTTTAGAGCATTATAGACTGACAATCTTCTATGCTAACTATTATACCACATTCATTTAATATCATTATATTATTTCTCTCTATCCCTATAAATATTTTCTACAAAATTTTCATATATTTACCCAAAATCATCTACAAGGTAAATTTCCCTCATGAGTGACGACTTTTTACTAAAATAGATTTTCTTATCTATGTTGTTTTAAAACAAAAAGGAGATATCTAGTTGTGACAGATACCTCTCCACTTGATACTATTCTAATTTAAATTACTTTACTGTGTCTTTATTATATAAAGAGTCTATTTATAAATAAAGGAGATGAAATAAACTTTTTATCTAATTTGTCTTTTTATATTCTTTTGCTATTTTTTCCAACAAAATAAAATCACAGCATCTACTCCAAAAATGGCTTTTTTCTCTTTTTGATGTTATTTCTTTATACAATCTTTCAGCTGTTCTATAAATTTTTTCTTTGTTAGAACTTACATTACACCAAGAAATCTGATTTATTAATAGGTTCTTATATTTAATATCCATTTCTAAATTTATATCTTTTTCAAAATGCAATTCTTTTGGAACTGGAAACATATTATTGAAATTTATAGCTCCTAATAATCCGTTATCTATTTTAAGAAAATCTATATTATTTTTCATTTTTTTATGTTTTTCTTTTGGTGAAGTTAAAGGAATTATGTAATCAAGATTATCTATTTTAAGAACTATTCCAATAAATTTTCTATTTGATTTAGAATTGATGCTATCCATTATTTTTTTTTCAACTTTTTGAATATATTCCATATAATCCAAATCTACTTCATAAAATCTTAATCTTTCCATAAAATTTCTCCTTAAAAAAAGAAGAGTGATAAAACACTCTTCTTTATACTTTTTTAACTCCCACTCGATGGTAGGGTACACCGCTTTTTTAACTCCCACTTGATGGTAGGGTACACCGCTTTTTTAACTCCCACTTGATGGTAGGGTACACCGCTTTTTCTTAATTTATTATATCATTTTAATCCAAAACTGTCAATTTAGTTAATTTCTCTATTTCACTATATCCTACTTTAATCTTTTATTTTCTTAGTTAACTATTCCACATTATGTGGATTTAGTCAGGAACTTATGAATTATAGACTTGAACAACTTAAAGAGTTTAAATTCCACTTATGTGGATTTAGTCCAAAGTGAATCAGGAATGAAAATAAAAAATGATAATAGTTTAAATTCCACTTATGTGGATTTAGTCCCTGTTAGGTTTTTCACCCTTATTTTTCAATGCCTTCTCTACTGGTTTTTGTCTATTTCCCTTTATTTTCTATTTTTTCTTTAAATTATTTTTCCTCTTTTTCTTTTTATCCCTCTTATTCTATTATTTCTCCTTTGTCTATCTCCAGCATTTTTTTCACTATTGGTTAGTGACAAAAAAAACTGACTATCCAAAGACAATCAGTTTAAGCAGGATATCTTATTTACTCATACTGATATCCTGCTAAGATTACCCTATATTTATTAAAAAATTATAAGATTTTAATAGATAATTTTTACATTAAAACAGTAGTGATTATTTAACATAAGTTTATTTTCTTTATTTTTTTCAGTTTTAAATTCTTTTCCCTCTAGTTTTTTTGCTGGAATTACTTTTAATTCATTAGTTTCAGTTATTTCTAAAGTATAGTATTCAGTAACATATTTTTTATTATTATCCTCAAAAAAATATTCTTCCTTTGAATTATTTCTTTTTACTAATATTTCTTTTGATATATTTTCAGGAACTGCTTTTGAAGTATCATATACTGTTACATATATTCTTTTTTCTTCATCATGTTTAAATATTAAAATTAACTTTTCTTTTAATTTTTTTACTACTTCTGCTTTATACATTCCCATAATATCTGAACTATCTTTAAGTAATTTTCTTTTTATATTCTCTATTCTTTTTTCTTCATCTTTTACTTTACTATTAACTTTATTATTTTTTACTTTATATAGTCCAATTTTTTTCAGAAAAGCACTATCCTCTAAAAGTGAAGAAGAATTTGCTCTTTCTCTTAAATTATTTGATGTTTCATAAAACTCACTCAAATTATCACAATTTAGTTCATAGGTTTCTTTAAGTTTTTTATTATTCTTCTCTTTTCTTTCTCTTTCAGTTGTTATACTATCTGAGTTTCCTTCTTTTACTTGTTTTATTTGTCCAAACATAAATTGCTCTTTTTTCATAAAAAAATCATTGATAAAATTAAAACCTAGCTCTACTTTATCTAATTCATTTTCTTTAATAAAGTTTATTACTTTTCTAATTTTTTCATTTAAAGTTGCTTCTTTATTTTTTTCACTAATTTCTGTTTTTAAGATTTCTTCTATTATTTCCTTATAATTTAAATGACAAATTCCATTTCTAAGATTGCTTATTTCATTTAATTTTTCCAATTCTTCTTTTGTTTTTGTTTTAATTTCTTCTTTTTCTGGAGTCAGTAAATGTAGCCTCAAATATTTTGCTTCTAAATTTTCCCAGATTTTCCGATACTCTTCTTCAGTGCTTGAATTATTATTTTGCTTTATTACATAAAGAAATTCTCGAAAATTAATATTTTTATTACCATAGCTTTTTAAATCCCTCAATATTTTATCCAGATCAGATGATATATTAAATAAGCCATGTATTTCTAAATCGTTGTACAATCTAAAAATAATCTGATAATATTTAAAAATTGTAAGAATTATATTTTTATTAAATATTCCTATTTCGTCAGTCCCTTTTTCATATTCAAAATAAGGTACATCTAATTCCAATAATCTAAAATATCTTTTTATTTCATCTGATGTTAAAATAGAATATTTTATTATTTCATATCTTTTTGTATTTTTTTCAAATAAACGAATTTTATGGAAAAAACTATCTCCAATCATTTTATCTAACTGTACTTGAGATAATTCTTTTTCACTTTCATCTGTAAAATCTACATTCTTTATATCATAGTAATGTTTCTTCACAACTCCTAAAAAATCTCCTTTAAATTCCATAGGCAGTAGTAAATAGGTTAAAATATAGAATTTAAATAAATTGTTTTCTGAAGTATTTTCCAACCATTCCTCATTATGTGTATCTTTATTTTCAAATATTTCTTCAAATGGAAATTCATAATTTTTTTGAGCTTCTTTGTCTTTATAATACTTTAAATATTTAACACCTTTTTTTAAATATTTTTGAACTTCCTCCATTTTAGAACAATCAAATTCATCTTTAAATTTAGCAATATTTCCTCCAAATTCTATTTCTAAAAAGGCATATGCTATCTGCATTTTATATTTCAATCTAAACAAAGAATTACTTTTAGTAATTTCTTCCATCTCTTTTTTTATTCTTAAAAGTTCTACATTAATAGCAGTTATTACTTCTTTATCTTTTATTTCATTTATTTGTTTATTATATTCTTCTATTAAACTTTTTCTTTTATTGTACAATTTTTTATATGTAGTTGAAGTATGAATATCCCATACATAAGCACAGTTCAGTCTTTGATAGTGCTGCTCCATTTTCTCTAATTCTTTTTCCAATTTTTTAGATTTTTTTATATTTCTTTCTAATCTTTTCTTAGCATTTACAAAATGTTCATCAATAAGTTTTTTAAACTCAAGATTTTCTGTTCCATCTTGAACAAAAAAGCTGTTTATAAAATTATTAAAGCCATTCTTTTGCTCAGCTAAAAGGTTATAATGACCAAGAACCTCTTTAGCTTTTATATTTTTTCCTATAATATTAAATTCTTCCCTACCTTCTAAATAATTAGTCTTATTTTCAATTTTCATCTGTCTTAATAGAGTAAGGTTTTTAAATAGGTTCAAATTTAATAATTCAGCTAATTCTTCATTTTTTTTGTTTTCAAATAAATTTTCAAAGTATTTATATTCATAGTGCATTAATGAATGTCTTAAATCAGAAAATATCTTTATTATTTTTATGACGTCTGCTTTAATCTCTTCATCAGTTAAAATCTTTAATTTTTGAGACTTTAATTTATTCAATTCTTCTAATTTTTTATTTTTTTCACTTTCTTCTTTTTTTTCAGAATATTTTAACAATTCCTTCTTATCAATAATATTATCTATTCTGTTATTATAATTTTCAATCTCTTTAGTAAAATACTCTTTAATTTGTGCAACTAATATATTGTAGTTCTCATCAAAGTCTATCTTTTTATTATTTCCTTTATTTTCCATTTTCCATATTTCATTTATTTTTTCACCTTTTTTATTTTTTAAGTTTTTACATAAAAAATCATTTATCAAAGCAAAAAACAGTAACATATTAGAACGATAGCTCAAAAATCTCTTTACTTTATAGATTTTTACAGCATCTATTTCTTCAACTGGACACTGTGCTATTTGAGCATAGTTATGACAAATAGATTCTGCTATAAGTTTTCTTTCAGTTTTTGATGCTTTTCTTCTAGGATTTCTTATTCCTTCTCTCGCTATGTCATCTTCTAATAAGTCTTCTATGGCAGCTGTAATCATATTTCCAGTTTTACATTTTTCATCTATTTCTAAAGTTATTTTATATTTTCTTATTTCTTTAAATTTTTCTGGAGCTGCATTATCTATTTTAGTTATAACAACACTATTAGATGGAGCAGAGAATTTCTCTTTTCCATCATATGTAAAGCTATATCTATTCTTTTCTCTGGCTTTAACTCTAAATTCACTAATTAATATAGAGTTATTACCTTTATCAAGAGTAGTCTGTAGAATAAAAGTATCCAGTTGTGCTTGTTTTCTATAACGAACTTTTATCTCTTTTATTCCTTTTGTGTCATAGTTAGAAATTATAATTCTAACTATTGAACCTCTATTGGGTTTAGTTTTATTTTTATTTTCCATAAAATTCCTCACTTTATATTAATTTAAATATTTTAAATCCACTTACATGGATTTAGTCGGAAGTAGAAAAAATACAAAAAATGATTGAATATAGTGTTTAAATTCCACTTACATGGATTTAGTCTCCAATTGGAACAGATTCTTGAACCACTGTTGTTTTAGTTTAAATTCCACTTACATGGATTTAGTCCCGTTAGGTTTTTTACCCTTATTTTTCAATGTGTTTCCTAGTAGTTTTTGTCTATCCCTCCTTTTTATTCTATTTTTTCTTTAACTTTATTTTATTATTCCTTCACCTCCCATATTTTCTAACTTCTTTTTTTGTCAGCCTTCTATAGTTTTTACAGCATTACAGAGCGACAATTCCCTCTATTAACTATTATATCATATTCACTTAATATAGATTCTATTTTTCTCTCTATTTCTATAAATATTTTTTTTAAAGCTTTTATGTATTCAAATTATCAAAAAAAGAGATATCTGGTTACGACAGATATCTCTCTACTTGGTGCTTATATTGAAATTCGTTCTTTTGTTGTTACTTAATTATATCCTAATTTACCCAAAAATGTAAGGTGGATATTAAACACAATATCATTTTAAAATTTAATGACTTATTCTGGAAGCATACATACTTTCATCTATATATTTAAGAATTCTTCCATCATCAAGTCTTGTGATACGAGATATCTTTAATAGAACTCCATTTTTTACTTTAGCTTTTTATAATTTCTTTATAGGAATCTGTAATTCTGTTAACCATTCTTCTTTATTTTTTTTATTCCATATTCCATCTATGTAAACTTCTCTTGCTTTATCAATACATTCATAGTTATTCTTATTTATCCATGAAAAAAGATAATTATATGCATCTCTTAAATTATTGTAATCTCCCTTATGTAATGTTGATACAACTAAAATGCTTGAGAGCTTTTTAAATTTTATTGATTCTGTTTCTTTTCCAAATTTTGTTACAGCTTCACAATATTCAATACTAAAATTCTGCTCTTTATATTCATCATCTAAGTATTGTATAAAACAGTATTCTGGAATCATACATTTTAAATCTGGATTTGCTTCTATTACTTCTTTGCCTATCTGTGGAATAACTTTAAAATAATCATTATAATTTGCTATTGATAACTTCTTGTAATAAACAATACATTCAGATGTATTTTTTATAGCTGCTTGATAATTCATAAAACCATCTCCTTTTATATTTTCATTAGAAAAATTGTTTAACCTTGTAAGTTGATCCACTAAACATGCTATTTCTTTTTCTAAATCAATCTTTTTTCTATTTATTATTTGTTTGATATTATTGTTATTTAAAATTGTAGAAATTTCAGATATAGAAAACCCCATTTGTTTTAAGCACAATATTTTATGAAGAGTATATAATTGCTCTGTTGTATAGTATCTATAATTATTTTCTTTATTAATTATAGAGGGTTTTAATAATCCTACTTCATCATAATACCTTAATGCTTTTATAGTTGTTTTGGTTATTTGTGAAAACAAGCCTATTTTATACAAAATAAATCACCTCTTAAAAATTTTATACCATCCTGTAAGAAGAGAGTCAATAATAATTTTGATTGTTCTTTAATATATATTTTCAACTGTAACAGTTGATACTTCATCCCAAACTTCCAGATTCAATCCATATTCTTTTATATATTCAAAGAATGATCCCTCTAATCTAGTTGCTTCTATAACAGGAAGAGTACTGCAAGGAACATAGTCATAACTAATAGCTACATTCATTCCATTCCCTGTTCTTAATCTAGAAAAGAAATGTACAAAATCATTAGACTGTACATTTAATTTTTGAAAGATATTTTGAGGAAGCTCAGAAGCTCGCAATATTCTATTTTAAAAGGCAAGTATATTATTGCAAAATGGTACAAAAAATTTTCTTATAAATACTCAACTTATTTTTATATAAATTTCAGATATATTATTATAAATTGTCTATAATTTTCAAAAGTATTTAAAATCATTTTTACAATTTTATATTTTTAGTCACTAAATTTCTTTATTTCATATTTTTAAAGGCTCTTGTCAACCATTAAGTGCGTAATTGAATATTCAGCTTTCTTGTCTGCAATCACAGATTGTGATATAAGATATTAAGACATCCCCATATAATATACATCTTTGGGCAGACAAAACATTGGAGAGTGATTACATGGAAAACAGAGGGAAAGTAGTAGCAGAGAAAATGATTGAAATTTTTGAACTTCTTGAAAAAGAAATCAGAGAAACTATCAAAAATAAAGAAACATTGCCAGAAGATAAATTTATGCCTGGCTGGGCAAAAGGAATTCATTTTTCTTGGTATCATCACATGGAAAAGCCTGAATATGGTACTAAAGAGAGCAATAAAACCACATGTTTTTTTGAATTTAATAGTATTCATGTATCTCATCACAGAATGGAAGAGGAAGTGGATATTGATTTAAAATTTCTGACAACTGAAATTTTCAAAAATGATATTGTTCCTACAGTACAAAGTTGGCTGCAAAACAAAGTGGATAATGAACCTTATGGTGGACTGTACAATGCTTCCTTTGGAATCACTGTAACATTTAGTGTTTCTCGTGATCCTCTGCCTACAGATGCTCCTCATATGCAGGGGCAGATATGGGAGCAAACCAGAATAACAGCTAAAGATGAAAAACGTCTGAATAAACGTAAAGAATTGATATACAATTTTATTAAAAATGAAGAGTATAAGAGTGCTGATATCAGCGAAATAGATAATTCTCTAACTCCTATATGCTCTGTTGCTGTAGAAGATTTCCTTGAAGAATTTGGCAGAGTCCATCTTATAGAATTTTTTACTGCTCTTATTGCACAAGCTAAAAAAGCTCGTTTCAAAAGTACGATGAGTCATCTGATCTATGGATTTGCCAATGGAGCAGCCATACTTACTCGGGCAAATGAAAATCATACTCCTAATAATGAAGAACTGGCTCTTGCCTGTTGGTTATGTATGATGATGCTGATACATGGAACTGATAAATATGAAAGACAATATGGACGAGATTATTTGAAAACAGCTGGTGAACTTGGATACAAAGAGGCTAAAAATATATTGAAATTTGGTACAGGGCAGATTCCTGCTGATACAGTACAATTCAAAAATAAATATGTTACTTGTCTTGGAAATGATATTGATAAGGTTATAGATTTGAAAATAAAAGAGGAATGTGAAGAAGCATATAAGTCTATGGTTGAATTTATTATTAAGTTGATAAAAGCTGGATTTCCTAATGAATACAGCATAAAATTTAATTCTAAGGTAAAAGAATTTCTTCCTATCCCAGATTTAAAGAAAACGAAAGCAAATACTTTTTGGAATAACTGTGCAAAATATCCAGCTCTTTATCCATTAATGAAAGAATATGCCCATACTATAATGGACTCATATGATTATTACAGTGATGCTGACTGTGAACAAGCTGTTCCAGTTGGAGGATATGCTGTATTTGCTCTGGGGCTGGCTGATATCTCAAATGGTGATATAGTACAGGAATTTATGGAGCAGAATGATTCTGAACACTCTATCAGTCCAAGCTGGTTTGTAGGAGAATATATAGATAAATTCGGCATCACTTCTGAAAATATTCCTGTGGTTATTGCCTGTCTGACTAACTCAAATAATCATGGCTATAAAGGAAGTAATTTTGCTGGATTAAATAATCCAGATATTTTAAAGAAGTTTGTAGAAGAGTTAGAGAATAGTGAAATCAGCAGTTATTCTGTCTATGAGATTATAGAAAGTATATGGGATGATGAAGATGGATTGGAAGAAGCTATCAGTGCAGCTGAGAAAGTAAATCAGAAATATCTTCAAAAAATTCTTGAACTCTCTGAAGAAGATGATGAAGATTAGAAGAAATTGTTAAAGATATAATAATAATGAATAAAAAAATATAATTTATAAAAACCCCAGATTATTAAACTCAATAATTTGGGGTTTTAAATTTTTTTAAATATTCTTTTATATTATTTTTTCAATAAAATTAAGATTCCCAGAATGGATCCACTTCAGTTTCTCCATAATAATA
Coding sequences within it:
- a CDS encoding UTRA domain-containing protein, with translation MRASELPQNIFQKLNVQSNDFVHFFSRLRTGNGMNVAISYDYVPCSTLPVIEATRLEGSFFEYIKEYGLNLEVWDEVSTVTVENIY
- a CDS encoding MerR family transcriptional regulator encodes the protein MYKIGLFSQITKTTIKALRYYDEVGLLKPSIINKENNYRYYTTEQLYTLHKILCLKQMGFSISEISTILNNNNIKQIINRKKIDLEKEIACLVDQLTRLNNFSNENIKGDGFMNYQAAIKNTSECIVYYKKLSIANYNDYFKVIPQIGKEVIEANPDLKCMIPEYCFIQYLDDEYKEQNFSIEYCEAVTKFGKETESIKFKKLSSILVVSTLHKGDYNNLRDAYNYLFSWINKNNYECIDKAREVYIDGIWNKKNKEEWLTELQIPIKKL
- a CDS encoding DUF6138 family protein — protein: MENRGKVVAEKMIEIFELLEKEIRETIKNKETLPEDKFMPGWAKGIHFSWYHHMEKPEYGTKESNKTTCFFEFNSIHVSHHRMEEEVDIDLKFLTTEIFKNDIVPTVQSWLQNKVDNEPYGGLYNASFGITVTFSVSRDPLPTDAPHMQGQIWEQTRITAKDEKRLNKRKELIYNFIKNEEYKSADISEIDNSLTPICSVAVEDFLEEFGRVHLIEFFTALIAQAKKARFKSTMSHLIYGFANGAAILTRANENHTPNNEELALACWLCMMMLIHGTDKYERQYGRDYLKTAGELGYKEAKNILKFGTGQIPADTVQFKNKYVTCLGNDIDKVIDLKIKEECEEAYKSMVEFIIKLIKAGFPNEYSIKFNSKVKEFLPIPDLKKTKANTFWNNCAKYPALYPLMKEYAHTIMDSYDYYSDADCEQAVPVGGYAVFALGLADISNGDIVQEFMEQNDSEHSISPSWFVGEYIDKFGITSENIPVVIACLTNSNNHGYKGSNFAGLNNPDILKKFVEELENSEISSYSVYEIIESIWDDEDGLEEAISAAEKVNQKYLQKILELSEEDDED
- a CDS encoding ATP-binding protein, whose translation is MKKCEYCGKEYVKNESDYLKNLSETFRKNLEYLPTCDCLEKKKERELEELERKRTRENIEKKMQKCKDISVIDKKFQNSRFENADIKCEQMQLAQQYVKSFMKKEKQEGLLFYGGVGTGKTFTTACIANYLMERGKTVLVMNLGLYLNKLTIEWGAAERDILEQVEKCDLLVIDDFGGEKGLDKNQTGWRGEKIYNLIDARYRSEKPLIISTNLNFSKDEEKCEISEKFSSHGQNRIRDRIIDMCFPVQVTGKSKRGMTKQKFFEFMY
- the cas13c gene encoding type VI-C CRISPR-associated RNA-guided ribonuclease Cas13c produces the protein MENKNKTKPNRGSIVRIIISNYDTKGIKEIKVRYRKQAQLDTFILQTTLDKGNNSILISEFRVKAREKNRYSFTYDGKEKFSAPSNSVVITKIDNAAPEKFKEIRKYKITLEIDEKCKTGNMITAAIEDLLEDDIAREGIRNPRRKASKTERKLIAESICHNYAQIAQCPVEEIDAVKIYKVKRFLSYRSNMLLFFALINDFLCKNLKNKKGEKINEIWKMENKGNNKKIDFDENYNILVAQIKEYFTKEIENYNNRIDNIIDKKELLKYSEKKEESEKNKKLEELNKLKSQKLKILTDEEIKADVIKIIKIFSDLRHSLMHYEYKYFENLFENKKNEELAELLNLNLFKNLTLLRQMKIENKTNYLEGREEFNIIGKNIKAKEVLGHYNLLAEQKNGFNNFINSFFVQDGTENLEFKKLIDEHFVNAKKRLERNIKKSKKLEKELEKMEQHYQRLNCAYVWDIHTSTTYKKLYNKRKSLIEEYNKQINEIKDKEVITAINVELLRIKKEMEEITKSNSLFRLKYKMQIAYAFLEIEFGGNIAKFKDEFDCSKMEEVQKYLKKGVKYLKYYKDKEAQKNYEFPFEEIFENKDTHNEEWLENTSENNLFKFYILTYLLLPMEFKGDFLGVVKKHYYDIKNVDFTDESEKELSQVQLDKMIGDSFFHKIRLFEKNTKRYEIIKYSILTSDEIKRYFRLLELDVPYFEYEKGTDEIGIFNKNIILTIFKYYQIIFRLYNDLEIHGLFNISSDLDKILRDLKSYGNKNINFREFLYVIKQNNNSSTEEEYRKIWENLEAKYLRLHLLTPEKEEIKTKTKEELEKLNEISNLRNGICHLNYKEIIEEILKTEISEKNKEATLNEKIRKVINFIKENELDKVELGFNFINDFFMKKEQFMFGQIKQVKEGNSDSITTERERKEKNNKKLKETYELNCDNLSEFYETSNNLRERANSSSLLEDSAFLKKIGLYKVKNNKVNSKVKDEEKRIENIKRKLLKDSSDIMGMYKAEVVKKLKEKLILIFKHDEEKRIYVTVYDTSKAVPENISKEILVKRNNSKEEYFFEDNNKKYVTEYYTLEITETNELKVIPAKKLEGKEFKTEKNKENKLMLNNHYCFNVKIIY
- a CDS encoding type III toxin-antitoxin system ToxN/AbiQ family toxin encodes the protein MERLRFYEVDLDYMEYIQKVEKKIMDSINSKSNRKFIGIVLKIDNLDYIIPLTSPKEKHKKMKNNIDFLKIDNGLLGAINFNNMFPVPKELHFEKDINLEMDIKYKNLLINQISWCNVSSNKEKIYRTAERLYKEITSKREKSHFWSRCCDFILLEKIAKEYKKTN
- a CDS encoding helix-turn-helix domain-containing protein: MEREEYIFKKLGNLSPMNKTLADEIVKELGEWATINEVAKYFKKHRNTIYNKVEEGDILHRKMGTSILIYTRSLIFLLE